The genomic segment GTATTCATACTGGTTAACACCGTAACAGCAATCAGCAAAGGACGCTGCGGTAGTGCCTCCAAAGCATTGCGAGTGGTTTCCATCATACGACGCCCCCCGCTGGCATGGACATTGACCATCCAGACACCCAGCTCGGCTGCCGCTTTACATGCTTGCGCTACCGTATTAGGAATATCGTGGAATTTCAGATCCAGAAAAACATCAAAGCCACGCGCAACGAGCTGATCTACTAATTGAGGACCACAGCGGGTGAATAATTCTTTTCCGACTTTCAGACGGCAAAGCGCCGGGTTAACCCGGCTGGCAAACGCCAGAGCCTCGGCCGCATTGGTATAGTCAAGGGCAACGATCACTTTGGATAAAGAAGGCATACACGATCCTGTATCTATATTTTTTAAGTTATTTTTATGTTTAATGAACAAGGCAAAGACACACAGATCAAGCGTTTTTCTGCGCCCCACGCACTGGAGGAAAGGTTTCCCATTCAGTACATGCAGGACAATGCCAGAAATATTGTTTTGCTTTAAAACCACAATGAGTACAGCGATACATTGTTTGCTCACGCGTTGCGTCGTGGATCAGCTTCACAATGACTTCAAGCTCTACCTTCTGATCATCTGGCGCAACTAAGAGATGAGCTTCCAGCACCTTGCGTAAACTTGGCATGGTTGGATGGGCTTTAAGCCGCTCACGAACAAACTCATGCGTTGCCAACAAACCCTGCTCAGTTAATAAGCGCTCATAAGCCAGATCCAGCACATCTAACTCTGGATACTGACGCAACAAGCCAAGCAGCAGCTTGGTGCCCTCTTCCGTTCGTTCCTGAGCATCATAAGCCGCCAGCAACCCTCTTGCGGCCAGCGCAATATAAAGCGGCTCCTGCGACTCAATTCGAAGCCATGCCTCAATGGCGGCATCTATATTGCCCGCAGTCATTTCCAGCTCAGCCAGAATGATATTTGCACGTGCGCATTTACGATGTTCAGCAAGCGCTTTTTGCAAATAAACTCTTGCTGCTGCAGGCTCAGAGCGTAAAGCACCTTGCGAAGCAAGTTCACAATAAAACTGGGCAATCTCATGCTGATAAGTATGACGCTCATCCCGCAATTGCTGAGCCGTTTCAATCGCCTTGGCCCACGCCTTTTCTTGCTGATAAACACCCAGCAATTCTATTCTGGCCTGACGCGCATAATCTGTATCGGCCAGCTCTGTTAACAGGCTTTCTGCACGATCAAATAAACCAGCCTGCATAAAATCAAGAGCAAGCTCAAATTGCGCCGTTTGTTTTTGTGCAATCGTTAATTCTCGGCGCACCAAAAGCTTTTGATGCATACGAATAGCACGCTCTAATTCACCTCTGCGGCGAAACAAATGGCCAAGCGTAAATTGCAATTCAATCGTTTCTGCATGGTGCCGTGCAATATCAACATAGACGTCAACAGCACGGTTAGTCTCACCATTTAGGAGGTAATTCAGGCCTTTAAAATACGCTACAGGCAAAGATCGGGTTTCAGACAAGACATGTTTAATATCTACACGCGCAGCCAGCCAGCCCAAGGCAAAAAAGACCGGCAGGGCGATGAGCCACCAATATTCAATTTCAAGCATAAAGGGATTTACAACGCATCACGAGGTTGTTCAACAAGAAGATCAGGCGGGAAGTCTGCAACGGTTTGGCGAGCACGCAATTCTTTTTTCAGCCCGACCACTTCACGTCGCAAACGAATAATCTTAGAGAATGCAGCCAGCAAGCCAAATACAGCACCAACCACAAAGAATACTAATAACAATAGGGCCAAAGGAGCTTGCCAGAAATAGCCTAAAAAGAATTTAAGCACCACAGGTTCGGCATTATGCATGGCGAAGCCAAACAGAATGACAAATAGAAAAAATTTGATAAGCCAGAACAAATAGCGCATTGATCTAAACCATAGAAATAAGCTAGCTCACATTGTAACCGATTAAATGCAATCTACACGATCAGGAATCATCTGGTATTAAGTAAGAATTAAGAATACAGCTCCTTTTATGCAAAAAGGCGACACCCGAAGGTGTCGCCTGAAAGCAGAACATCAAATCAGGGCATCTACCCTTTCTCTTAGTTCTTTGCCCGCTTTAAAGTGGGGAACAAATTTTTCCGGAACCGATACTTTCGTACCTGATTTCGGATTGCGCCCCACTCGTGGCGGACGATAATTCAGATCAAAACTGCCAAATCCACGAATCTCGATACGCTGGCCCTGAGACAAGCTCTTGGCCATTGCATCTAAGATGGTTTTCACAGCCAGCTCTGCATCCTTCGCAACCAGCTGCGGATAACGCTGGGCGAGCTTTGCAATAAGCTCGGACTTGGTCATCCCACCTTGATCCATATTACTCAGCGCCGGACATCTTAGCTTTCAGCAGTGCGCCAAGGCTAGTTGTACCCGCAGTACCTGTGCTTTCGGTAGACAGTTTGCTCATTACTTCTGTTTCATCAGCGGAATCTTTCGCTTTGATCGACAGATTGATCGAACGGTTCTTACGATCAACGTTGATGATCATGGCTTCAACTTCGTCGCCTTCTTTCAGCACAGTACGGATGTCTTCAACGCGATCGCGTGAAACTTCTGTAGAGCGCAGGTAACCTTCGATTTCTTCAGACAGAGCAATGATCGCGCCCTTAGCGTCCAGAGATTTTACAGAACCCTTAACAAGGGAACCTTTATCGAATGTAGAAACGTAGTTGTTGAAAGGATCACCTTCCATTTGTTTGATACCAAGGCTGATGCGTTCTTTTTCTGTGTCGATAGACAGAACCATCGCTTCAACTTCGTCGCCTTTCTTGTAGTTGCGAACAGCTTCTTCGCCAGCCACATTCCAAGAAAGATCAGACAAGTGAACCAGACCGTCGATACCGCCAGCCAGACCAACGAACACACCGAAGTCAGTAATAGACTTGATGGCGCCCTTGATCTTGTCACCCTTCTTGAAGTTTTCTGCAAAATCATCCCATGGATTAGCCATGCACTGTTTCATACCCAGTGAGATACGACGTTTTTCTTCGTCGATATCCAAGATCATTACTTCTACTTCATCGCCAAGCTGAACAACCTTGGATGGATGAACGTTCTTGTTAGTCCAATCCATTTCTGAAACGTGAACCAGACCTTCGATGCCTTGTTCGATTTCAACGAATGCGCCGTAGTCTGTAAGGTTAGTAACCTTACCGAACATACGTGTACCCGATGGGTAACGACGTGACAAACCAACCCAAGGATCTTCGCCCAATTGCTTCAGACCCAGAGATACGCGGTTCTTCTCTTGATCGAACTTCAGAACCTTAGCTTCAACTTCATCGCCAACAGCCAGCACTTCAGATGGGTGTTTCACACGACGCCAAGCCAAGTCAGTGATGTGCAACAGACCGTCAATACCACCCAGATCAACGAACGCGCCGTAGTCAGTGATGTTTTTAACGATACCCTTGATGATCGCGCCTTCCTTGAGTGTTTCAAGGAGTTTTTGACGCTCTTCGCCCAAGGATTCTTCAAGCACAGCGCGGCGTGAAACAACAACGTTGTTACGCTTACGGTCAAGCTTGATCACCTTGAATTCGATTTGCTTGCCTTCGAATGGAGTGGTGTCTTTAACCGGACGAATATCAACCAAAGAACCTGGCAAGAA from the Iodobacter fluviatilis genome contains:
- the pyrF gene encoding orotidine-5'-phosphate decarboxylase, whose protein sequence is MPSLSKVIVALDYTNAAEALAFASRVNPALCRLKVGKELFTRCGPQLVDQLVARGFDVFLDLKFHDIPNTVAQACKAAAELGVWMVNVHASGGRRMMETTRNALEALPQRPLLIAVTVLTSMNTEDLAELMLPEPAKQVEMLARLTYSSGLDGVVCSAHEAGLVRSLSGPEFKLVTPGIRPANSAANDQSRIMTPVAAIDAGADYLVIGRPITQSDDPAATLAEINASLVG
- the lapB gene encoding lipopolysaccharide assembly protein LapB; this translates as MLEIEYWWLIALPVFFALGWLAARVDIKHVLSETRSLPVAYFKGLNYLLNGETNRAVDVYVDIARHHAETIELQFTLGHLFRRRGELERAIRMHQKLLVRRELTIAQKQTAQFELALDFMQAGLFDRAESLLTELADTDYARQARIELLGVYQQEKAWAKAIETAQQLRDERHTYQHEIAQFYCELASQGALRSEPAAARVYLQKALAEHRKCARANIILAELEMTAGNIDAAIEAWLRIESQEPLYIALAARGLLAAYDAQERTEEGTKLLLGLLRQYPELDVLDLAYERLLTEQGLLATHEFVRERLKAHPTMPSLRKVLEAHLLVAPDDQKVELEVIVKLIHDATREQTMYRCTHCGFKAKQYFWHCPACTEWETFPPVRGAQKNA
- a CDS encoding LapA family protein; translated protein: MRYLFWLIKFFLFVILFGFAMHNAEPVVLKFFLGYFWQAPLALLLLVFFVVGAVFGLLAAFSKIIRLRREVVGLKKELRARQTVADFPPDLLVEQPRDAL
- a CDS encoding integration host factor subunit beta, encoding MTKSELIAKLAQRYPQLVAKDAELAVKTILDAMAKSLSQGQRIEIRGFGSFDLNYRPPRVGRNPKSGTKVSVPEKFVPHFKAGKELRERVDALI
- the rpsA gene encoding 30S ribosomal protein S1 → MESFAALFEESLTRQEMRAGEVITAEVVAIDHNFVTVNAGLKSESLIPLEEFKNDNGDLDVKVGDFVPVAIDSLENGYGETKLSREKAKRLAAWIELEDCLEKAMVMTGVISGKVKGGLTVMVNGLRAFLPGSLVDIRPVKDTTPFEGKQIEFKVIKLDRKRNNVVVSRRAVLEESLGEERQKLLETLKEGAIIKGIVKNITDYGAFVDLGGIDGLLHITDLAWRRVKHPSEVLAVGDEVEAKVLKFDQEKNRVSLGLKQLGEDPWVGLSRRYPSGTRMFGKVTNLTDYGAFVEIEQGIEGLVHVSEMDWTNKNVHPSKVVQLGDEVEVMILDIDEEKRRISLGMKQCMANPWDDFAENFKKGDKIKGAIKSITDFGVFVGLAGGIDGLVHLSDLSWNVAGEEAVRNYKKGDEVEAMVLSIDTEKERISLGIKQMEGDPFNNYVSTFDKGSLVKGSVKSLDAKGAIIALSEEIEGYLRSTEVSRDRVEDIRTVLKEGDEVEAMIINVDRKNRSINLSIKAKDSADETEVMSKLSTESTGTAGTTSLGALLKAKMSGAE